A region of the Pedococcus aerophilus genome:
CCACTGGGCCTCGCGGCTTGTAAACGTTCTCGACGTAGTGCACGAAGTCCGCCGGGAGCGGCGTGGGCGCCCCGGCCTTCTGCTCCAAGAGCTCTTGACGACGCCGCTTGGCCTGGGCGGCACTGACCTTGCCTGTTCGATTCATTGCTGCCTCCGTTGGTGAGGGGCCGCCCAGTTCGGGCGGTGTCAGGGACGGTGCCGGGCAGGTCTGCTTGCGCAATGGCCCGCTTCGCTTCTTTGGTCAGCCGCGAAGGAGGGCCTGGACGTCGCTCTCGGAGGGTCGTGGGAGATGCGGAAGGATGCGGTCGAGCGCGGTCTGCGTCAGCCCGCCGGAGGCGATCGCCGCGTGCGTGGTGCCCCAACGCTCAAGCGTGTTGACGATGCTGGTGGCGCGAAGACGATCGAAGCGAACTTGGACGTCCGTTGGTGCGGCCTCGCGACGCGCAGCGTCGAGGTTCCCGATAGGTGCCGCCTTGAGCGCGCCGCGGCCGCTCACGGTCTCGAGGATCGACGCCAAGGGGCCCTCGGGTGCAGCGGCAGCCTGCAGCGAGGCCAGTTCAGATGCGGCGTACGGCGCCGGACCCTCACCTCGTGGTTGCCGCCGAGTGCACGACGAGTGCCCCTCGATCGCTCGCAAGAGCCGGCGCAGGATCTCGCGCTGCTTGGCGAGCGTCCCCGCCCCCAACTGGTGCGGGTTGGTTCGGCAGTACCGCTCGATCCATTCGGTGGTTATGACCGTGACGATGTCGAGAGTGCCTGCGCGCTGGAGCACCCACACCAGGAACCTGGACGTGTGGCTCAGACAGACCCTCGCGTCGTTGCGGCTGGGCGGCGCGGTGGCGATGACGAGGTCGCGGGCCGTTGCCCCGATCACCGTCCACTGCTGAGCCGGGAGGGTGGGCGTGTAGTTGGCGATGTACCGGGCTACCTGTTCGCTGACCTGAGCGGACGGCGACTGCGTATCGGTGTTCATGGGGCTCACAGTCCAGGGTCGAGGCTGGTCGGCGATGCGGGTGAGCGGACTCCGCGCCTTGCCATACAGGTGATCCCCTTCGTGCTGGTCGCTCATGCCGTCGTGAGGCGGACAGACGCGCCCGCGACGACGACCCGCCGGCCGTGGGACGTTGCGAGCCGACCAAGGCTTCGCCCGGCCGTGTCGTAGCTGATGAACATGCCGTTGCCCCGTCGGGGCTGGCTGTGCGAGTGGTGGGTGCCGTGCGGCCGCTCGTGGGTCATGTCCTTCTCCTGAGTCGGGCTCTCACGTGGTCCGCGAGCGCGTTCCCTCACAGGTCCGGCGTCCCGAGGAGTCGGCAATCCCGCTCTTTGGCCGGGCCTCCGGACGGCGCCCTTGCCTCTAGGAAGCGGATCATCGAGTCCGACCAGCGCCGGCCTTCTCCCATCCCCGCGCAGGCTGACGCTTAAGACACCGCGGAGGCGGGACCGCTGTGGTCCCGCCTCCGGTATGTATGGGCGCTCGGCCCGTGGTCCAGCTCGAGGCTGTTACGCAGCCTCGGGTGGGGTGAGATTGACTCCGCTTCGGGACGCGATTGCCTGGCAGATGCCGCACTCGGCTGACATCTGCGGCGGTTGGTGCTCCAGCTCGGCTTCTTGTCGAGCCCAGTCTCCGAGCCGCTCGACGTAGATGTCCGGGAACTCCTCGCTGAGTGCGATCTCGACTGCGAGCTGCTGCCCGAAGGTGTCGTTGGCATCGTCGAGGCCGTGCGATCGGCGCTCCACAGCCAAGGTGGCGAGCCGCCATCGCAGATCGAGCAGGTGCTCAAGTCGGCGACGCCGGCGACGCTCATCGAGCAGCCCGGTAGTGCTGTTGGTGGTGGGGGGCTGCTGAGGGGTGTGAGTTGTAGTCACGGTTGGTGGCCTTTGGCCTTGGTGTCCGTGCCGGCCCGGTGCCGGGAACGTGACACGGAACGCGTCCTCTCGGTTGCGTTCGAGGACACCCGTCGGCGCGTCGGAGTAGCCCACAAGGGGGCCATCCCACCAACTTCCCCGAGACACCCCGCGAGCGTTGTCTCAGCACCTCATTGCGCAGTGCCCGTCGGACCGAACGATCACAAGTCCCCGAGCGAGCGAGACCTCTCGCACGGCCCGGGCGGACACGAACGTTGACAAGTCCACAGAGGAATGACGACGCACGGGGCCACAGCGGCCGGGAGCGGGCAGAAAGGAGGTGATCTACGCCCCCGCTGGCCGGCTGCGTTCTCCGGCGGCCTGTCGTTCATCGTTGCCGGGCGGAGGAGTCCCAGAGGAGGTGTGACACAACTCCACCGCAGTGGCAACGGTGCGGTAGTCCCGTTCCTGCGACGACCACCCAGCGGGGTCGCGGCGCAGGGACAACCTGTCTTCGCCAAGACGTAAGTTTCTGCGCTCGGTCAGAGCGCCGCGAGCGCCCACTGCCTTTGCAGATCAACCAAGTCGTCGGGATAGGGGCTCAGGGTGGCGTGCAGCAGTCGATGGCAAGTAGCACACAGGACGAGCAGGTCATCAACATTGGTCTCAACCATGCCGGTGCCGCGCTCGCTCAAGGGGACTATGTGATGGGCGTCCAGCCCTCGGTCGCCGCGGAGACCGAACAAGTCCCGAAGGTTTCGTCGACATCCTTGGCATTCGCCATCTACTTTGTCGATGGCCGCGCCCCGATTCGTTGTTGACCGCGCACGACAGCTCTTCATCTGACGCTCGCCCTCGGTCTCTGAGGTGTCACGGACTCCCTCGATGAGCCTTGCCAGCGCTTCGACTAGAGCGTCGCCATCATCACCTGCGAACTGCCCTCGGCCCGTGGCATCGAGGCCCGCTTCGCTCAACAGCGCTTGCCACGACACTCGCGGCTTGATCATCACATCGGTTTTGGCCGACCAGACGGCGTCACCGCTCTTGACTTGCTCGACCCTGCACAGGCTGACGACCATCCGGGCACGACCCCGACCGACGGTGCTGAGCAGGAGGTCCTTCTGGCGCACCGTGTGGGCCAGGTGCCAACCAGGCTGGTCACCCCCTCGCCAGTACTGCTCGAGCTCGTCAAGGTTGCCGTCGCACCGCACCACGCGGGAGCCGGACAGCGCTGCGATGCGGCGCACCTCGGCCGCTTGGTCCGCAGGGCTGAGAGAGCGGCGAAGGTTGGTCCCCGTCATCCCTGGTCCGGCCGGATGTCCAGGGCTGGGAGTGCGTCCACGATCTTCATGGTCTCGACACTGACGGTGACGATGCGAGCGAGGAGATCGAGGATGTAGCGCGGATCCCCCACCTCTCGCGACCAGTCGTTGGGGTTGTTGACGATTCCCGACGCCTTGTCGATCTTGATGTAGTAGCGGTCGATGATCCACTCGATGGCAGAGCGGGAACCGAGCATGTAGCGGTACGCCTCGTCCGGGATGGCCCGCAGGCTGATGTTGCTGTTGTAGACGATTGTGGTGCGGTCCCGCTTCTCGCCGGCTGCCTTCTGCTCGGCGGTCGGTTTGCCAAAGGCCATCTTCTTGTCGCCTACGGCGTAGAACTCGTATGGATCACGCTCCATCGGCGCGTTCGTGCCGAGCCCGTCGAGTGGGTACGGAGTCACAGTCTCGTAGCCCAGGTGCAGTTCCGAGAGCAGGCGCCCGGCGTCGATGAACGGCTGCGCATCCTGCACCAGCGGGATGCGCGGCAGCATCTTCTTCAGGTCTGCCGCGTAGGTCTCGCGGAACTCGGAAGAGTGCAGCAGACCGTAGACGTAGAAGAAGACGTCGTCCTTGGTGACAGCGGGACCGTACGCTGCGTGGAAACGCTCGAGCGCTTCGTCCGCAATGTTGTCGATCCGCCGGTATCCATTCACAACGTCGCCGTCCACTGACGCGTCGAAGGTCATCATCCCGTCGTCCGAGTTGACCTGTTCGTACCTCCACCGCGCGAAGAACTGGCCACCTTCTGAGCCGTAGAAGTTGAGATCCGGGAGATGCGCGACCATCAAGGCCGCGAACGGCTTGAGAGCGCCGACAGCAACTTGGTAGAAGCCGTAGTTGGGATGGTCGGGGGTGGGGAAGAGGTCGTTCAGCCGGTAGACCATGTCGTTGAGTGCACGGTCGAAGCAGACATGCTCTCGCGTGAAAGGCCGATATCCCGCGGGCCGCACAGCAGCTGCGTCGAAGACTCGTCGGCGGCCTCGATCGAGGTCTCCCAACAGACCTCGGCTCCAGCTGATAAGTGCTGGATCGCTGTTCACGCTCTTACTGGTTCGCCCGGCCGCCCGCTCACTCTCGTACGTGGCAACTAGTCGATCCATGTTTGCTGCGACGGCAGCCGCCGAGAAGTTGTAGCACCAAGCGTCGCGCGCAGTTGCAAGCCCCCGCGAGAACAAATCGAACGCTGCGTGGCCCTGCTCCTTGTCTCCGATGGCGAGGTAGGCGCTGAAATCGTCGCGCCGTTGGTGGAGCCAGTCGCCGTAGGCGTTGGGGGTCAGGTGAGTGACAGGCTCAAGCCTCGTCACCCCCTCAACATCCTTAACCTTCGCGAGCTTTGCCTCGCGCGTGAGGTAGTCGCCGATGTCGGTGTAGTGGACACGCGCAGGACCCTCATGCGCAGGGTCCTTCACGAGGATCGTGATGGCGACAGTTGCTCGAGATCCGCCGCCGAAGACCTTGCCGCCTTCCCTGAGTGCTTGGTCACCTGCGGTGCGCTGGTTCCCGCGCAGGTTCAGGATGTGAATGTCGCTGAACTCCTCGGCGAGCGTGAGGCGCATGCCATCTGCCGTCGTGGAGTCCAGCCAACCGCCATTGGTGACAAAGGCGATAACGCCCCGATCGGTGATCCGGAGCGTGGCCCACTTGATCGCGCGGATGTAGGAGTCGTAGAGCGAGTTCTTGTTCGTGGCGGTAGACCGTGCGGCGTAGGTGTCGCGAATAGCGCTATCAAGGTCGGGGTACTTCTCGTTGGCGTTGTTGTCGTTGGCAGAGTCCTGACCGGAGGAGTACGGAGGGTTGCCGATGATGACTTGGATGTCGAGGGCCTTGAGCTTTTCGAGCCGTTCGTTGTTCTGGACGAAAACCGTGGTGTCCAGCCGGTCGTCGTTCTCCCAGGACTGCAACGTGTCGGTCAGGACGAGTCCGGGGAACGGTTCGTAGGCAGCGGTCTCCCCGAGGTGACCGCGTAGGTCCTGGTAGGTCGTCTCGATGTTGACGGCGGCGATGTAGTACGCGAGCAGCAGGATCTCGTTGGCGTGCAACTCGCGGGCGTACTTGCGGCGGAGGTCCTGCGGTTCGATGAGTCCGATCTGCAGCAGCCGAGTGATGAACGTGCCGGTGCCGGTGAAGCCGTCGAGGACGTGTACGCCCTCGTCAGTGAGGCCCTGGCCGAAGTGGCGCCGTAGGACGTCGTCGGCGGATCGGAGGATGAAGTCGACGATCTCAACGGGGGTGTAGACGATGCCGAGCTTGTCGACGGTCTTCTTGAACGCGGTGGCGAAGAAGGTGTCGTAGAGCTTGACGATGAGCTTCTGTCGCCCGTCGGCGGTGTCGACTCCCGTCACTCGCATGCGGACCGAGTCGTAAAACTTCTCCAACGAGTGGTTCTCGTCGTCTAGGCGGTGCTCGTCAAGGGCTCCGAGCATGCGCTCCATGGTTTGGGCGACTGGGTTATGGGCGGCGAAGTCGTAGCCGCCGAACAGGGCGTCGAACACCGGCCGGGTGATGAGGTGCTGGGCGAGCATCTCGACGGCATCGGCGCGGGTGATGCCGTCGTTGAGGTTGCCGCGGAGCCCTTCAAGAAACTTGTCGAACTCCTCCGTGACGACCGGGTCGCCACCGTCGAGTAGTGAAGTGATCCTGGTGATGTGACGCTGGGCGATGTCAGCGATGTCTTTGGCCCAGTCTTCCCAGTAGGTCCGGGAACCCACCTTGGCCACGACCTTGGCGTAGATGGCCTCGCGCCACTCGTCCAGCCACGTCAGGGCGAGGGCGCCTTGAGTCCCGGTGCCGTCACCCGACCGGTCGCCGTCGCCGGGGCGCGGGACACCGATGACATTGACCTTGTCGTCGCGCTTCTTGACCAGCTCGATGCGGTTAACCATCGCGTTGAACCGCTCGTCGTGAGCACGAAGGGCTTGGAGCACTTCCCAGACCGCGGCATACCGCTTGTTGTCCTTTAGCGCCTGCTCGGGCGTCATGCCGGCCGGGATGCCGATGGGCAGGATGATGTAGCCGTACTCCTTGCGCCCCTTCGGATCCGTGCGCATGACGCGCCCGACCGACTGGACGATGTCGACCACTGACTTGCGCGGCGACAGGAACATCACCGCATCGAGGTTGGGGACGTCCACTCCCTCGGAGAGGCAGCGGGAGTTGGTGAGGATGCGGCAGGTGCCGTCCGGAATGTCTGCGCGCAGCCAGTCGAGGCGGGTGTTGCGCTCCAGCGCGTTGAAGGTGCCGTCGACGTGCTGGATCTCGCAGGTCAGGACCGGGTCGCCCGCCTCGTCCTCGAGGTCGTGGGCGGCGGCGTACTGGGCCACGGTCTGCCCGAACAGGGACTCGATCTGCTTGGAGTCCTTGATGGTGCCGGCGAAGGCGACTGCACGACGCATCGGCGCGGGATCTGCCGCGAAGGAGTGCTCGGCGTCGCCGCGCTTCGCCAGTCCGTTCCAGCAGCCCACGATCTTGGCGGCGTCATCCAGCCGTAGTTCGTTGCCTTCGTCAGCGAGCTGGAGCTGGAACGTGCGGGAGACGCTGGTCTCGTCGACCGCGAGGACAAGCACCTTGTAGTCGACGAGTAAACGGCGGGTGACGGCTTCGCCAAAGCCGAGCCTGTGAAGCTCGGGTCCGAACAGGTCCTCGTTGTCCATGGACGCGAGGATCGCGTCGGCGTCGCCGGCCTTGGCCTTGGAGGAGTCGTCGTAGATGCGCGGTGTGGCGGTCATGTAGAGCCGCTTGGCCCCGCGGATGTGGTCGTTGTTGTGCACCCGGACGAAGGCGGATTCGTCCTCCCCGGCCAGGGTGGTGCCGGTGGTGCGGTGCGCCTCGTCGCAGATGATGAGGTCGAATGCCGGGAGATCGCCCTGCTTCTGCGCCTGCGCGACGACGTCAATGGACTGGTAGGTGGAGAAGACGACCGTCATGGAGTCGGACTCGCCAAGAGCTTGGGTCAGGCGGGACTCAAGGACGGCGACGTTCGTCGTGGACGGCAGGGCGAGATCCACCGCGGAGATGTCCTCGTTGACTGCCTTGGACCGTGCGGTGGCCTTGCGGTCGGAGCAGACGGCCAGTGGGGCGAGAGGCACCTCAGCCTCGGTGGCCCACTCACGCAACGTCTGGGACAGGAGGCTGATGGACGGCATGAGGAAGAGGACACTGCCGCCGGCACCCACGAGCTGCTCGGCTAGTCGCAGGCTGGTGAAGGTCTTGCCGGTACCGCAGGCCATGATCAACTTGCCGCGGTCATGTGTGGCAAAACCCGCCGTGACCGCCTCCACGGCCTCCAGTTGGTGTGCGCGGAGCTTCTTCTTGTCACTGACCGGGAGCACCTGCGGCCTGGCCCAGTCGAAGGCATCCCAGTCGACGACGGAAGCTTCCAGGTCGGCCATGCCGATCCGGCGGACCGGGATCTGCTGCGCCTGGATGGCGTCCTCAGCGTGGCCGTTCCACCTGTCCGTGGTCGAGACGATGATCCGCTGTGCAAAGCCCTCCTTGCCCGACGCGGACAAGAACGAGTCGATGTCGTTCTTGCCGATTGTTGACCCGGGTGCGTAGAACTTGCACTGGATGGCGACGTTTGCACCGGTCAGGCGGTCGACGGCGACGAGGTCGATGCCGGTGTCGTGCTTCCCGTCGCGGCCGGGCCATTCCTGCCAGAGGTAGACCTCGCTGAACTGCTCGGCGTACACCGGGTCAGTTCGCAGGAACTGAGCCATCAACTCCTCGAGCTTGCTGCCCTTGTCGGCCTCCGACGTGGACTGCCCCCGTAGTTCGTCCAGGACCTCGTAGATCGACGTTGACATGCCCGCATCCTGCCTCACCCACGGCTCGACGTGAGGCATGGCCCGCCAACTCGCGCCGATGAGCGGCCATGCCGTCTGGCCGGGTGCGCGAGCCTCAGCCCCCTGCGTGTGGTCCGGCCGGGATGTCGGTCATGTCCCGTATGGTTCAGCCGCAAAGCGAGGGGGATCTCATGGCACGCAAGCCAAGTCCGGTCACTGCCGTGACCCTGTACCAGTTGCATGGCCCGCCGTCACTGGGTCGGCACATTCGAGAGCGCTACCGCGAGTCCGACGACTTCGAGACGCGAGAGGTGGTGGTCGGCGGTCGCCGGGGGATCCTTTTGCTCGGGGCGACGCCAGCGAAGACACCGGCCTGGGTCTCGACCCTCAACGGTTGGCTTCCTACAGACGACCTTCCGGAGCTAACGAACCAGAACGCCGCCGCATGCCTTCTCCTGCCCCGCCGCGACGGCACCGACACCTGGGCGATCTGCTTCGGTCTTGGGTTCCACCTTCTGGAGGCCGCACGCATCGTCCCCGGCA
Encoded here:
- a CDS encoding HNH endonuclease → MRRIAALSGSRVVRCDGNLDELEQYWRGGDQPGWHLAHTVRQKDLLLSTVGRGRARMVVSLCRVEQVKSGDAVWSAKTDVMIKPRVSWQALLSEAGLDATGRGQFAGDDGDALVEALARLIEGVRDTSETEGERQMKSCRARSTTNRGAAIDKVDGECQGCRRNLRDLFGLRGDRGLDAHHIVPLSERGTGMVETNVDDLLVLCATCHRLLHATLSPYPDDLVDLQRQWALAAL
- a CDS encoding DEAD/DEAH box helicase, with the translated sequence MSTSIYEVLDELRGQSTSEADKGSKLEELMAQFLRTDPVYAEQFSEVYLWQEWPGRDGKHDTGIDLVAVDRLTGANVAIQCKFYAPGSTIGKNDIDSFLSASGKEGFAQRIIVSTTDRWNGHAEDAIQAQQIPVRRIGMADLEASVVDWDAFDWARPQVLPVSDKKKLRAHQLEAVEAVTAGFATHDRGKLIMACGTGKTFTSLRLAEQLVGAGGSVLFLMPSISLLSQTLREWATEAEVPLAPLAVCSDRKATARSKAVNEDISAVDLALPSTTNVAVLESRLTQALGESDSMTVVFSTYQSIDVVAQAQKQGDLPAFDLIICDEAHRTTGTTLAGEDESAFVRVHNNDHIRGAKRLYMTATPRIYDDSSKAKAGDADAILASMDNEDLFGPELHRLGFGEAVTRRLLVDYKVLVLAVDETSVSRTFQLQLADEGNELRLDDAAKIVGCWNGLAKRGDAEHSFAADPAPMRRAVAFAGTIKDSKQIESLFGQTVAQYAAAHDLEDEAGDPVLTCEIQHVDGTFNALERNTRLDWLRADIPDGTCRILTNSRCLSEGVDVPNLDAVMFLSPRKSVVDIVQSVGRVMRTDPKGRKEYGYIILPIGIPAGMTPEQALKDNKRYAAVWEVLQALRAHDERFNAMVNRIELVKKRDDKVNVIGVPRPGDGDRSGDGTGTQGALALTWLDEWREAIYAKVVAKVGSRTYWEDWAKDIADIAQRHITRITSLLDGGDPVVTEEFDKFLEGLRGNLNDGITRADAVEMLAQHLITRPVFDALFGGYDFAAHNPVAQTMERMLGALDEHRLDDENHSLEKFYDSVRMRVTGVDTADGRQKLIVKLYDTFFATAFKKTVDKLGIVYTPVEIVDFILRSADDVLRRHFGQGLTDEGVHVLDGFTGTGTFITRLLQIGLIEPQDLRRKYARELHANEILLLAYYIAAVNIETTYQDLRGHLGETAAYEPFPGLVLTDTLQSWENDDRLDTTVFVQNNERLEKLKALDIQVIIGNPPYSSGQDSANDNNANEKYPDLDSAIRDTYAARSTATNKNSLYDSYIRAIKWATLRITDRGVIAFVTNGGWLDSTTADGMRLTLAEEFSDIHILNLRGNQRTAGDQALREGGKVFGGGSRATVAITILVKDPAHEGPARVHYTDIGDYLTREAKLAKVKDVEGVTRLEPVTHLTPNAYGDWLHQRRDDFSAYLAIGDKEQGHAAFDLFSRGLATARDAWCYNFSAAAVAANMDRLVATYESERAAGRTSKSVNSDPALISWSRGLLGDLDRGRRRVFDAAAVRPAGYRPFTREHVCFDRALNDMVYRLNDLFPTPDHPNYGFYQVAVGALKPFAALMVAHLPDLNFYGSEGGQFFARWRYEQVNSDDGMMTFDASVDGDVVNGYRRIDNIADEALERFHAAYGPAVTKDDVFFYVYGLLHSSEFRETYAADLKKMLPRIPLVQDAQPFIDAGRLLSELHLGYETVTPYPLDGLGTNAPMERDPYEFYAVGDKKMAFGKPTAEQKAAGEKRDRTTIVYNSNISLRAIPDEAYRYMLGSRSAIEWIIDRYYIKIDKASGIVNNPNDWSREVGDPRYILDLLARIVTVSVETMKIVDALPALDIRPDQG